Proteins found in one Paenibacillus sp. FSL R10-2782 genomic segment:
- a CDS encoding cysteine protease StiP family protein, which produces MKQTLMKQIQQKNIHPPEPLGSYPASDVTFLLKDLSRVTLEKGTEDREEAIQSGVHYSEMLPVEYEPTAEYIALFHETLAQSAKKVALAAASVAEMIVRKRGLNTAIVSLARAGTPIGILIKRYIDWKYGVSLPHYSISIIRGKGIDRNAILYILQQHGLDTELQFVDGWTGKGAIRQVLIEACREMNADYGLHLNDDLAVLADPGSCSDTFGTREDYLIPSACLNSTVSGLMSRTVLRDDLIGPDDFHGAKFYEAWRSVDQSNTFVDTVSGYFQDVAAAAVAYAEQKTLNPPVVTWQGLRDIEAIQKAFGIQDINLVKPGVGETTRVLLRRVPWKILIDREDNPNLRHIILLAKDRGVPVEVFEGLTYSCCGIIKPLKGGQE; this is translated from the coding sequence ATGAAGCAGACACTCATGAAGCAAATACAGCAGAAGAACATTCATCCACCCGAGCCGTTGGGGAGCTATCCTGCATCGGATGTGACATTTTTATTGAAGGATTTGAGCCGGGTTACGTTGGAAAAAGGAACGGAGGATCGTGAAGAGGCGATTCAGTCGGGCGTCCATTATTCAGAAATGCTTCCGGTGGAATATGAGCCTACAGCGGAGTATATTGCGTTGTTTCACGAAACGCTCGCTCAATCGGCCAAAAAGGTGGCGTTAGCCGCAGCTTCTGTGGCTGAAATGATTGTGAGAAAAAGAGGCCTGAACACGGCGATTGTTTCGCTTGCCAGAGCAGGAACACCCATCGGTATCTTGATCAAGCGGTATATTGACTGGAAGTATGGCGTTTCTCTGCCGCATTACAGCATTTCCATTATTCGCGGCAAAGGTATTGACCGGAATGCTATTTTGTATATTTTACAGCAGCATGGGCTGGATACTGAGCTCCAGTTTGTCGATGGCTGGACGGGAAAAGGTGCGATTCGGCAGGTGCTGATCGAGGCTTGCCGTGAGATGAACGCGGATTACGGATTGCACCTGAATGATGATCTGGCGGTGCTAGCGGATCCGGGGAGCTGCTCGGATACCTTCGGCACACGGGAAGATTATTTGATCCCGAGCGCTTGTCTGAATTCGACCGTATCGGGTCTGATGAGCCGGACGGTATTACGCGACGATCTGATAGGCCCGGACGATTTTCATGGGGCCAAATTTTACGAAGCCTGGCGGTCGGTGGATCAGTCCAATACGTTTGTAGATACGGTTTCAGGTTACTTTCAAGATGTGGCTGCCGCTGCTGTTGCGTATGCTGAACAGAAGACATTGAATCCACCTGTGGTGACGTGGCAGGGCTTACGGGATATAGAGGCGATTCAAAAGGCTTTTGGTATTCAGGATATCAATCTGGTTAAGCCTGGTGTGGGGGAGACGACTCGTGTGCTGCTGCGCAGGGTGCCATGGAAAATTCTGATTGATCGTGAGGATAATCCGAATCTTCGGCATATTATACTGCTGGCAAAGGACCGGGGAGTGCCTGTCGAGGTATTTGAAGGTCTGACCTATTCCTGCTGCGGGATCATCAAGCCGCTCAAGGGAGGACAAGAATGA
- a CDS encoding HAD family hydrolase — MIYASDLDQTLIYSERSLGVPLESPGLLPAEHIEGATAAFISAQALQLLKTLPPDVMFMPVTTRTMAQYGRITVFQTELVPAYAVTSNGGNIIVGGEVDREWNRSIHERVRRDGAHAEEARHVFGQVLHEDWVRSERFCDELFYAFVIERDRMPLEQVLEKARIMRELGWEVSIQGRKVYLVPAAVNKQAAVEHIRNLTDGGPVVASGDSLLDRCLLDYADYAIAPRHGELYREQLRDKLEVNYRFTDVSGVYAADEIVAYVHEVQLISREIGDKAL; from the coding sequence ATGATCTACGCAAGCGATCTGGATCAGACGCTGATTTACTCCGAACGTTCGCTTGGCGTGCCGCTGGAGTCCCCTGGGCTGCTGCCTGCGGAACACATTGAAGGGGCAACGGCGGCGTTTATTTCAGCACAGGCCCTCCAACTGCTGAAGACGCTACCGCCAGACGTGATGTTTATGCCTGTGACGACCCGCACGATGGCACAGTATGGACGAATCACGGTGTTTCAAACGGAGCTGGTTCCGGCATACGCCGTGACCAGTAATGGCGGTAACATCATCGTCGGAGGCGAGGTGGATCGGGAGTGGAATCGCAGCATTCACGAGCGGGTGCGCCGTGATGGTGCCCATGCGGAAGAAGCACGTCATGTATTCGGACAAGTGCTGCATGAAGATTGGGTTAGGAGTGAGCGTTTCTGCGACGAGTTATTTTATGCATTCGTTATTGAACGGGATCGTATGCCGCTGGAGCAGGTGCTGGAGAAGGCACGAATCATGCGTGAATTGGGCTGGGAGGTATCCATTCAGGGGCGCAAGGTGTATCTGGTGCCTGCGGCCGTGAATAAACAGGCAGCCGTGGAGCATATCCGTAACCTCACGGATGGAGGGCCTGTTGTAGCGTCCGGTGACTCTTTGCTAGACCGTTGTCTACTGGATTATGCCGACTATGCGATTGCTCCACGTCATGGCGAGCTGTATCGGGAACAGCTGCGGGATAAGCTGGAGGTCAATTACCGTTTTACGGATGTGTCGGGTGTATATGCTGCGGACGAGATTGTGGCTTATGTCCATGAAGTACAGCTCATTTCAAGAGAGATAGGGGACAAGGCTCTGTGA
- a CDS encoding ATP-grasp domain-containing protein, whose translation MKKLKVYFNRWFSVAYHYMNAIRNNEDGIPFEIYATHSDPQHMALQASDVAEVEPRISGVEYARYCADFCQRHGIDVFIPRWNMLDISKNLHLFDEIGTKVIVCRDTELLEQLMEKDLFYESIRQKDIVTIPDYAIASNAEQFKQAYETLTARGHKVCFKPCNAEGGMGFRIIDNERNPLEELFGHALNHISFEEAYRVLSSTESFPNLMVMELLEGYEYSIDCLADLNGKLLAAVPRRKAGGRLRLLEQHTELLDVAHKVAEAYHIPYNYNIQVKYNGECPKLLEINPRMSGGLHVSCLSGINFPYLAVKSALGHEVGPLYPQYDILASHIEQPITIRKSLH comes from the coding sequence GTGAAGAAGCTCAAAGTGTATTTTAACCGCTGGTTTTCGGTGGCGTATCATTATATGAATGCGATTCGTAACAATGAGGACGGTATTCCGTTCGAAATCTATGCGACGCACTCGGACCCGCAGCATATGGCACTACAGGCCAGTGATGTGGCTGAGGTGGAGCCGCGCATAAGTGGTGTGGAGTATGCACGTTATTGTGCGGATTTTTGCCAGCGTCACGGAATTGATGTGTTTATTCCACGGTGGAATATGCTTGATATTAGCAAAAATCTTCATCTGTTCGACGAGATTGGGACGAAGGTCATCGTATGCCGGGATACCGAACTGCTGGAGCAGTTGATGGAAAAGGATCTGTTTTACGAATCCATTCGCCAGAAGGATATTGTCACGATTCCCGATTATGCCATTGCCAGCAATGCGGAGCAGTTTAAACAGGCTTATGAAACGTTAACGGCACGCGGGCATAAGGTATGCTTCAAGCCATGTAATGCAGAGGGAGGAATGGGCTTTCGCATCATCGACAACGAACGTAACCCGCTGGAGGAGCTGTTCGGTCATGCGCTGAACCATATTTCGTTCGAGGAGGCATATCGTGTATTGTCATCCACGGAGTCGTTCCCCAACCTGATGGTGATGGAGCTGCTGGAGGGCTATGAATACAGTATTGATTGTCTGGCTGATCTAAACGGAAAGCTGCTGGCAGCAGTTCCACGCAGGAAGGCGGGAGGGCGATTACGGTTGCTGGAGCAGCATACCGAGCTGCTGGATGTGGCGCATAAGGTCGCTGAGGCGTATCACATTCCGTACAATTATAATATTCAGGTAAAATATAACGGCGAGTGTCCCAAGCTGCTGGAGATCAATCCGCGGATGTCTGGCGGGCTGCATGTATCCTGCTTGTCCGGCATCAATTTTCCTTATCTGGCGGTGAAATCGGCTTTGGGTCATGAGGTGGGTCCGCTTTATCCGCAATACGACATTTTAGCCAGTCATATTGAGCAGCCAATCACCATACGTAAATCCTTACATTGA
- a CDS encoding toxic anion resistance protein yields the protein MATPWSELKKEDEQKVTEEASQLIQKVSQSDVMSLDTLMDDIGKLGVKTQERAGQTLKMLDRPVNDLMSGDRAEVSNMILKLRDECETLQQSKNVSFFGKLLRKSPLKNYIYKYQSVKTNIEQIITALRDGKDNLEENIVGMRQLKKASIEEIYNLQTKIAFGNRLKELFETEIAKPENELRKSHLERGLRKVVTRTQSMTEMILLYNQAIAATDIINDNNDKLIDSVNNAIDKTSNLITVSAMIAMALADQDKIISAVDATNRTIENQFKENAKLLKTTTERTTDLLSKPSMSLESVNQAIGDLVSALDLSEKSNRQIIESCHDYTSKMTAINANLSQRLGIEGKEQPKSLKDNDSSEGLSSFLN from the coding sequence ATGGCGACCCCATGGTCTGAATTGAAAAAAGAAGACGAACAAAAGGTCACCGAGGAGGCTTCACAGCTCATCCAGAAGGTGTCACAGAGCGATGTCATGAGCCTGGATACCTTAATGGATGACATTGGGAAGCTGGGGGTTAAAACACAGGAGCGTGCGGGACAGACGCTTAAAATGCTGGATCGTCCAGTGAACGATCTCATGTCCGGCGACCGGGCTGAGGTATCGAACATGATCTTAAAGCTGCGGGATGAATGCGAAACGCTCCAGCAGAGCAAAAATGTGAGCTTTTTCGGCAAGCTTCTACGGAAAAGCCCGCTGAAAAACTACATTTACAAATATCAGTCGGTCAAAACGAACATCGAGCAAATCATTACAGCGTTGAGAGATGGTAAGGACAATCTGGAAGAAAATATTGTCGGTATGAGACAGTTGAAAAAGGCTTCCATTGAGGAAATCTACAATTTGCAGACGAAGATCGCCTTTGGCAATCGGTTGAAGGAGTTGTTCGAGACTGAGATTGCCAAGCCGGAAAATGAATTGAGGAAGTCTCATCTGGAACGGGGGCTGCGCAAGGTGGTTACTCGCACGCAGTCAATGACCGAAATGATTTTGCTCTACAATCAGGCGATTGCGGCCACGGATATTATTAATGATAATAATGATAAACTGATTGATTCCGTAAATAATGCCATTGATAAAACGTCGAATTTAATCACTGTATCGGCTATGATTGCGATGGCACTGGCGGATCAGGACAAAATCATTTCAGCCGTGGATGCCACGAATCGTACGATTGAGAATCAATTCAAGGAAAATGCCAAGCTTCTCAAAACGACGACGGAGAGAACGACCGATCTGCTTAGCAAGCCTTCGATGTCACTGGAGTCTGTGAATCAGGCGATTGGGGATTTGGTATCTGCTTTGGATTTATCCGAAAAATCCAATCGTCAAATTATTGAGAGCTGCCATGATTATACGAGCAAAATGACGGCAATCAACGCCAACCTCAGCCAACGTCTGGGTATAGAGGGGAAGGAACAGCCGAAGAGTTTGAAGGATAACGATTCTTCTGAAGGACTAAGCTCGTTTCTGAACTGA
- a CDS encoding VWA domain-containing protein, giving the protein MSGISLLKKNAQLVLTKKNLTNVTARVGLVLDISGSMRSLYKNGTVQKVLERIVAVASSLDDDGVLDVWVYDHRFSRLPSVTENDVDNYVERHILSNDYLPKFGRNDEPPVMRDVIAKYTKEEPSADPAFVIFINDGGVKRGKGDNIDNAVIDSSGEPIFWQFIGVGESDFGVLKKLDNIEGRVVDNANFFQIQDVEIMEDNELYELLLNEFPLWLQEAKDKHIY; this is encoded by the coding sequence ATGAGCGGTATTTCTTTGCTTAAAAAGAATGCGCAACTGGTACTGACTAAAAAGAATCTAACGAATGTGACTGCGAGAGTTGGATTGGTGCTCGATATTTCAGGATCTATGAGAAGTTTGTACAAAAATGGAACCGTTCAAAAGGTGTTGGAGCGAATTGTCGCGGTAGCGAGTTCTTTGGATGATGATGGTGTGCTGGACGTATGGGTGTATGATCACCGTTTTTCGCGTTTGCCGTCCGTTACCGAAAATGACGTTGACAACTATGTTGAAAGACACATTTTGTCCAATGATTATTTGCCCAAGTTCGGTCGTAATGATGAGCCGCCTGTAATGCGGGATGTCATCGCCAAATACACCAAGGAAGAGCCTTCTGCTGATCCGGCTTTTGTTATTTTTATTAATGATGGCGGTGTGAAACGTGGAAAAGGAGACAACATCGACAACGCGGTAATTGATTCGTCAGGAGAACCGATTTTCTGGCAATTTATCGGTGTGGGTGAGTCCGATTTTGGCGTATTAAAAAAGCTCGACAACATAGAAGGTCGTGTGGTAGATAACGCTAACTTCTTTCAAATCCAAGATGTCGAAATCATGGAAGACAATGAATTGTACGAACTACTACTAAACGAGTTCCCGTTATGGCTGCAAGAAGCGAAAGACAAGCATATTTATTAA
- a CDS encoding Fic family protein, translating to MFKPRYTITSSMINDLLKIERSSVVVEQLPLPATILEELKKEAQEVTVLLSTKMEGNTLDNEAKRKVLYKSSKNDEEQEVYNLMKAIEFLDESEQRELPITEEWIKKLHAIIKVVHGRRPRLSEYRNEQNKVDDRNQTGFYLPPEFQDVPVLMEDLIAWVNSPHNVNLAAPIQAGTAMWQFLTIHPYMDGNGRTARMIATYILRRGGYGLKGLFVLENFYDRNLNDYYRALQMKLSHNYYFGRNDADITVWLEYFLSGLAEVYSEAAEIVRQKNSEMLRVEPELIRKLDIQQRTLFRQLVFKQNAASITEICRLLDAGERTVREKIKKWIEEGFLEPKDPEAQRIRTIVLSAQYEELAVDIRNESEKYQYLLGSND from the coding sequence ATGTTTAAGCCGAGATATACCATTACGTCGTCGATGATTAATGACTTACTGAAAATAGAACGCTCCAGCGTAGTTGTAGAGCAGCTTCCACTTCCGGCAACGATTCTTGAGGAATTAAAGAAAGAAGCGCAAGAGGTGACTGTACTTCTTTCAACCAAAATGGAAGGTAACACACTGGACAATGAAGCAAAACGGAAGGTTCTTTATAAATCCAGTAAAAACGACGAAGAGCAAGAAGTTTATAACTTGATGAAGGCCATTGAATTTCTAGATGAGTCGGAGCAGCGAGAACTGCCCATCACCGAAGAATGGATTAAAAAACTACATGCTATCATCAAAGTAGTACATGGACGCAGACCTAGACTGAGCGAATACCGTAATGAGCAAAATAAAGTTGACGACCGCAATCAGACAGGCTTTTATCTCCCGCCGGAGTTTCAAGATGTTCCCGTTCTGATGGAAGACTTGATTGCATGGGTTAATTCGCCACATAATGTGAATTTAGCTGCTCCAATTCAAGCAGGAACAGCCATGTGGCAGTTTCTAACTATTCATCCGTACATGGATGGCAACGGACGAACCGCTCGTATGATCGCCACGTACATTTTGCGTAGAGGGGGCTATGGTCTGAAAGGGTTGTTCGTTTTGGAAAATTTCTACGATCGAAACCTAAATGATTATTACCGTGCGTTGCAGATGAAGCTTTCCCATAACTATTATTTTGGTCGAAATGATGCAGATATAACCGTTTGGTTGGAATACTTTTTGAGTGGATTGGCCGAGGTATACTCAGAGGCAGCAGAGATTGTTAGACAAAAAAATAGCGAGATGCTCAGGGTAGAACCTGAACTGATCCGTAAACTGGACATACAGCAACGTACGCTATTCCGTCAATTGGTATTCAAGCAAAATGCCGCCTCAATAACTGAGATTTGTAGGCTATTGGACGCTGGTGAACGGACGGTAAGAGAAAAGATTAAAAAATGGATTGAAGAAGGGTTCCTGGAGCCAAAAGATCCAGAGGCGCAACGTATCCGTACCATCGTTCTTTCAGCCCAATATGAAGAGCTTGCCGTCGATATTCGCAATGAATCCGAAAAATATCAGTATCTTTTGGGTAGTAATGACTAA
- a CDS encoding DUF3899 domain-containing protein, with protein MFLRFGITALIVGAFGYLYASPHLLDDRENMATANLLFLLGLLGLVIGAIFHVLQSGFLTLFLRGFADIRHLFIRQSKALQEENERLRSDESLTVWKTSVFRHLKVYTSGCGTGLVLCSMVLMGIG; from the coding sequence ATGTTTTTGCGTTTCGGAATAACGGCCCTGATCGTCGGCGCCTTTGGTTATCTATATGCCTCACCTCATCTATTAGATGATCGTGAAAATATGGCTACCGCGAATCTGCTATTCCTGTTGGGCTTGCTGGGCTTGGTGATCGGCGCAATCTTCCACGTCCTGCAAAGCGGGTTTCTCACCCTCTTCCTGCGGGGATTCGCCGACATCAGACATCTGTTCATTCGACAATCCAAGGCATTACAGGAGGAGAACGAACGCTTGCGTTCGGATGAGTCTCTAACTGTCTGGAAAACGTCTGTGTTCCGTCATCTCAAAGTGTACACCTCGGGTTGCGGTACGGGACTTGTGCTTTGTTCGATGGTTTTAATGGGAATAGGTTAG
- a CDS encoding peptide ABC transporter substrate-binding protein: MKKMHWMTVILLLAVTALAGCSGNTDKAASSDPAAAPQADVPQEITANLAGGEPYTLDPAFASDTTSYFVIDNLYEGLYTYDKAGKIVEGAASKVDVTPDGKTYTFTIRDGAKWSNGDPLTAKDFEYSWKRVLNPKTAAYDPSALYYIKGAEAYNTGKGKVEDVGVTAKDDKTLVVELKSPLSFFPTIAVGHAYLPVNQSVVEKSDKWAAEANTIVGNGAYVAKEWKHNEQITLAKNDQYWNKGAITMATINFKMVQDSTTYYQMYKTGDLDLILSLPVDTLDQEKSNKEFLSHPSFSVYTYSFNVKQKPFDNKKIRQAIAYAIDREILATNVTKGGETPAYGYVPYGTTTPSGKDFRDEAPKKYYEFDAAKAKQLLAEGLKEEGLTQLPPITFKYNTSDKHKKVAEAIQEMLKTNLGVEVTLENQEWKTYIDTFKQKNFQIARMGWEGNFLDPLGVLGHYTSKNSNNFTNWSNPEYDKLIESSTFELDPAKRFEQLHQAEDVLMEDLPIIPIQFSADTALISPKIQGIVFDARSNPDLRFAKRVEK, from the coding sequence ATGAAAAAAATGCATTGGATGACTGTCATTTTACTTTTGGCAGTAACGGCTTTAGCCGGATGCTCTGGCAATACAGACAAAGCAGCAAGCAGTGATCCAGCCGCTGCGCCGCAAGCAGATGTTCCACAGGAAATTACAGCCAACCTGGCAGGTGGCGAGCCGTATACACTGGACCCTGCTTTTGCATCGGATACAACGTCCTACTTTGTTATTGATAACCTGTACGAAGGTCTGTATACATATGACAAAGCCGGTAAAATCGTAGAGGGCGCTGCCAGCAAAGTAGACGTCACTCCAGACGGCAAAACGTACACCTTCACGATCCGCGACGGCGCGAAATGGTCGAATGGTGACCCGCTTACTGCCAAGGATTTTGAATACTCCTGGAAACGTGTGCTGAATCCGAAAACGGCTGCCTACGATCCTTCCGCTCTGTACTACATCAAGGGAGCAGAAGCCTACAACACAGGCAAAGGTAAAGTCGAAGATGTGGGCGTTACAGCCAAAGACGATAAAACCCTTGTGGTCGAGCTGAAATCACCGCTAAGCTTCTTCCCGACAATCGCGGTAGGTCATGCGTATCTGCCCGTAAACCAATCCGTGGTTGAGAAAAGCGACAAATGGGCGGCAGAAGCCAATACGATTGTCGGCAACGGCGCGTATGTAGCCAAGGAATGGAAGCATAATGAGCAAATTACATTGGCGAAAAACGATCAATACTGGAACAAAGGTGCCATTACGATGGCAACGATTAACTTTAAAATGGTTCAAGACTCCACAACCTATTATCAAATGTACAAAACAGGCGATCTGGACCTGATTTTGAGTCTTCCGGTCGATACACTGGATCAGGAAAAGAGCAACAAGGAATTTTTGTCGCATCCATCTTTCAGCGTGTACACGTATTCTTTTAACGTAAAACAAAAGCCTTTTGACAATAAAAAAATCAGACAGGCCATTGCCTACGCGATTGACCGCGAAATCCTGGCGACCAACGTAACCAAAGGTGGCGAAACTCCGGCTTACGGATACGTACCATACGGAACAACAACTCCATCCGGTAAGGACTTCCGTGACGAAGCGCCGAAGAAATACTATGAATTCGACGCTGCCAAAGCGAAACAATTGCTGGCTGAAGGTCTGAAAGAGGAAGGTCTAACCCAACTGCCGCCGATCACCTTCAAGTACAACACTTCGGACAAGCATAAAAAAGTGGCCGAAGCGATTCAGGAAATGCTGAAAACGAACCTGGGCGTTGAAGTGACGCTGGAAAATCAGGAATGGAAAACATACATTGATACCTTTAAACAAAAGAACTTCCAAATCGCCCGTATGGGCTGGGAAGGAAACTTCCTTGATCCGCTCGGCGTATTGGGACACTATACTTCCAAAAACTCGAACAACTTTACCAACTGGAGCAACCCGGAGTATGACAAACTGATCGAATCCTCAACCTTCGAGCTTGATCCGGCAAAACGCTTCGAGCAGCTTCATCAGGCTGAAGACGTATTGATGGAGGATCTGCCAATTATCCCGATCCAATTCTCTGCGGACACGGCATTGATCAGCCCTAAAATTCAAGGCATCGTATTTGACGCCCGTTCGAACCCGGATCTTCGTTTTGCCAAACGGGTCGAAAAATAA
- a CDS encoding ABC transporter permease: protein MKAASTVERDSLFSPVDRSQLPAPTLSRPKESLWRDRLRRLFNNKLSLLGLSLLIIIIALAVAGPSMVPYAPSDQSLLKTNLPPSGEHWFGTDDLGRDVWARTWAGARISLMIGFAAAAIDLVLGILVGCVAGYCAGRGKTGDRIDSILMRIIEILYSIPYLLVIILLLVIMKPGLLTMIIALSITGWVGMARVVRGQILQLKQQEYVLAARSLGTSHSRIIFKHLLPNAAAIIIVNLTFTIPSAIFAESFLSFLGLGIQSPSASWGTMANDSLGVILSGQWWRLFFPGLMISLTMLAFNTLGDGLQDALDPRSQH, encoded by the coding sequence ATGAAAGCAGCATCCACTGTCGAAAGGGACAGCCTGTTCAGTCCCGTTGACCGCAGCCAGCTACCCGCCCCTACATTGTCCAGACCCAAGGAATCACTCTGGCGGGATCGGCTTCGCAGACTTTTTAACAACAAGCTCTCTCTTCTGGGACTTTCCTTACTTATCATTATTATCGCGCTGGCGGTTGCCGGACCTTCCATGGTTCCTTATGCCCCCAGTGACCAATCCCTATTAAAGACGAACCTTCCTCCTTCGGGAGAGCATTGGTTTGGTACGGATGATCTGGGAAGAGACGTATGGGCACGGACCTGGGCCGGGGCGAGAATCTCGCTGATGATCGGGTTTGCCGCTGCCGCCATTGATTTGGTGCTTGGCATCCTCGTCGGCTGTGTAGCCGGGTATTGTGCAGGACGTGGCAAAACGGGCGACCGGATTGACAGCATCCTGATGCGTATTATTGAGATTTTGTACAGCATCCCTTATCTGCTGGTCATCATTTTGTTGCTGGTCATTATGAAGCCGGGACTGCTCACGATGATTATTGCCCTATCCATCACCGGATGGGTGGGTATGGCCCGTGTCGTTCGGGGGCAAATTTTACAACTCAAGCAGCAGGAATATGTGTTAGCCGCCCGTAGTTTGGGAACCTCCCATTCGCGCATTATTTTCAAGCATTTGCTGCCGAATGCAGCGGCGATCATTATCGTGAATCTGACGTTCACCATTCCCTCGGCTATTTTTGCTGAATCGTTCCTGAGCTTTCTCGGTCTGGGGATTCAATCTCCTTCCGCCAGTTGGGGGACGATGGCTAACGATTCACTCGGGGTCATTTTAAGCGGACAATGGTGGCGCCTGTTCTTCCCCGGACTGATGATCTCGCTCACCATGCTGGCGTTCAACACGCTCGGAGACGGGCTTCAGGATGCGCTTGACCCGCGTTCACAGCATTAA
- a CDS encoding ABC transporter permease → MYILKRLFTMLVTLWIIVTLTFIIMHIIPGDPFSNDSKTIPDAVLQNMRARYNLDKPLAVQYVLYLKNLLVLDMGPSIQSKTTDVNMLIARGFPPSALLGIQSIVVAIIAGIALGTLAALHHNRPLDYISMFIAIIGISVPSFILAPLLIKYVAVKWHLLPVASWGTWQHTVLPSLALAVSPLAVIARFMRTSMLEVMHQEYIRTAKAKGLSSWAVVIRHGLRNALIPVMSFIGPLFASVITGTFVVEKIFAIPGIGKYFVDSIFNRDYPVIMGTTIFYSAILVVTLFLIDISYRLVDPRIKLVSKGD, encoded by the coding sequence ATGTACATTTTAAAACGACTTTTTACGATGCTTGTTACGTTGTGGATTATCGTCACTTTAACGTTTATCATCATGCACATCATACCGGGTGATCCGTTCTCGAACGATTCCAAAACCATTCCAGATGCGGTGCTGCAAAATATGCGCGCCAGGTACAATCTGGACAAGCCGCTTGCCGTGCAATATGTGTTGTATTTAAAAAATTTGCTGGTGCTGGATATGGGCCCATCTATTCAATCGAAAACCACGGACGTGAACATGCTCATTGCCAGAGGTTTTCCACCTTCCGCATTGCTCGGTATTCAATCCATCGTGGTTGCGATTATTGCGGGTATTGCGCTCGGAACGCTGGCTGCTTTACATCATAATCGACCATTGGATTATATTTCGATGTTTATCGCTATCATTGGTATTTCCGTTCCCAGCTTCATCTTGGCACCGCTGTTAATCAAATATGTGGCCGTCAAATGGCATCTGCTCCCGGTCGCCTCATGGGGAACCTGGCAGCATACGGTGCTTCCATCGTTGGCTCTGGCCGTTTCACCTCTCGCCGTCATCGCCCGCTTCATGCGGACAAGCATGCTGGAAGTGATGCATCAGGAGTACATACGCACCGCCAAAGCGAAAGGGCTATCCTCTTGGGCCGTAGTCATCCGTCATGGATTACGCAACGCACTGATTCCCGTGATGTCCTTCATCGGCCCCCTGTTCGCTTCCGTTATTACAGGTACCTTTGTTGTGGAAAAGATATTCGCCATTCCCGGCATCGGTAAATACTTTGTAGACAGTATATTTAACCGGGATTATCCGGTCATTATGGGCACAACCATTTTTTACAGTGCCATTCTGGTCGTTACCTTATTTTTAATTGATATTTCCTATCGTCTAGTCGATCCGCGAATCAAATTAGTCAGCAAAGGAGATTAA
- a CDS encoding amino acid ABC transporter substrate-binding protein has protein sequence MKKTAMLTMMIGLIMIVLAGCSGGKDSSKLIIGIDDKFAPMGFRDENNELTGFDIDYAKAAAEQMGKQVEFQPIDWSAKESELNSGRIDLIWNGYTITDERKEKVLFTKPYLKNSQVIALPAKSKLSKLDDLAGKNVGLQTLSSAADALDANPIKSKVKVSEYPDNVLALTDLKTGRLDAVVIDEVVAKYYMSKEPGTYKLLGESLAPEEYGIGVKKGNDELLTQLQSALGELHKNGKAAEISKKWFGEDKVLN, from the coding sequence ATGAAAAAAACAGCCATGCTCACAATGATGATTGGATTGATTATGATCGTTTTGGCCGGATGTTCCGGCGGTAAGGATAGCAGCAAGCTGATCATCGGAATTGATGATAAATTTGCACCGATGGGTTTTAGAGATGAAAATAACGAGCTGACCGGCTTTGATATTGATTATGCCAAAGCGGCTGCGGAGCAAATGGGCAAGCAAGTGGAATTCCAGCCCATTGACTGGTCTGCCAAAGAATCCGAGCTGAACAGCGGCCGTATTGATCTGATTTGGAATGGATATACGATTACGGATGAGCGCAAGGAAAAGGTGCTGTTTACGAAGCCGTATCTGAAAAATAGTCAGGTGATCGCGCTTCCGGCCAAATCCAAGCTCTCGAAGCTGGATGATCTGGCGGGCAAAAACGTAGGTCTTCAAACGTTGTCCTCGGCAGCCGATGCTCTAGATGCGAATCCGATCAAGAGCAAGGTGAAGGTGTCTGAGTATCCCGATAATGTGCTTGCGTTGACCGATCTGAAAACCGGACGTCTGGATGCGGTTGTCATTGACGAGGTGGTAGCCAAATACTATATGTCCAAAGAGCCAGGAACGTATAAACTGCTTGGTGAATCGCTGGCCCCTGAGGAGTACGGTATCGGCGTGAAAAAAGGGAACGACGAGTTGCTAACGCAGTTACAATCCGCTCTGGGTGAGCTGCACAAGAACGGCAAAGCCGCTGAAATTTCGAAAAAGTGGTTTGGTGAAGATAAAGTTTTGAATTAA